DNA sequence from the Paraburkholderia azotifigens genome:
CGGTGCTGGCCCAACTGGTCGCGGGACACGTGGGCATTCCCATCGACAAGGTGCAGGTCGTGCTCGGCGATACGATGCTGCCGCTCGGGCCGATCTCGGGCGGGTCGGCGGCGACGGCTTCCGTGATACCCGCCGTGCTGCAGGCGGCGCGCGCCGCCACCGGGATGGTGCTGGCGCGCGCCGTGGCCGTCGAAGACTCGCCGTTTCATTGCGCGGACAAGAACACGCTCGCGTTCGGCGCGGGGCGCGTGCATCGCAAGACGGATGCACCGGAGCAGGGCGTGCCGTTCGCGCAAATACTCGAGGCCGCGAAGATGCACGCGGCGTCAGGCAAGGGCAGTGCGCAGGGCGGTTTCGACGATCCGCTGAAGAAGCGCCATTCCATCTATTCGTATGGCGCGCACTTCGCCGAGGTGACGTGGCAGCCGGAGACGGCGCGGCTGCACGTGAGCCGCGTCGTGACGGTGATCGACGGCGGCCGCATGATCAATCCGCGCGCGGCGCGCAATCAGGTGGAAGGGGCTGTGGTGATGGGCGTCGGCATGGCGCTGTTCGAGCACACGATGTACGACCCGCAGAACGGCGCGCCCATCAACAGCAATCTCGCCGATTACATCGTCGCGTCGCATGCCGATGCGCCCGCGCTCGATGTGTCGTTTCTCGATTATCCCGACCCCGTGTTCAACGAACTGGGCGCGCGCGGGATCGCGGAGATCGGGCTGGCGGGCGTGGCCGCCGCGATCACGGATGCCGTGCATCATGCAACGGGCGTGAGGGTGAGGAAGCTGCCGGTGATGATCGAGGATCTGATTGCGGGCTGAGTCGCAATGACGAGGCGTCACGCCTCGCCAACCGCCTCCGTCCCCGCTGCAGGCGTCGCCGCGACGTCTGCAGCGCCTTGCTCGCCCGCGCCATTCACGCGCCCGATCCACCAGCACGCGAACACGGCGGCCGCTGCCGCGAGCCATCCGACCGTCCCATAGCCCGCGATCTGCCCCTGCGCCGTCGATGACAGCATCAGACCGCCGAACCACGCGCCGCAGCCCGTGCCCATCGCCTGCACCGCGCTGTTGGCGCTCAGGAACGCGCCGCGCGTCCGCGGCGCGGGGACGGTCGTGAGCAGCGCCTGCATCGGCACCATCCGCGACGACATCGCGACCATGAAGAACGGGAAGAACAGCACCATCGCGTAGAACGGAATGTCGGGCAGATGTGTGACGAACAGCACGGGCAGAATGGACAGCAGCGCAGCGATGCGGAACACGCGCTTCTTGCCGTAGCGGTCCGACAACTGTCCGACGCGCCGCGACGTGAAGAAGGTTGCCGCGCCGCCCGCCATGTACAGCCACGACAGATTGGCGGGCGCAATGCCGTGATTCGCGACGAGCGTCGGCGCGATGAACGGAATCACCAGCATGTGCCCGATCATCACGACGAAGGTCAGGGCGAACGCGTTCAGATGCCGCGCGTTCGCGAAGAGCCGCCACAGATCAGGCAGCACCTGCGCGAGCGGCACGCGCTGTTTCTGCAGATGTTCCGTCAGCGACGGCACGATGCGCAGACCGCCCAGCCAGATCACGCACGACAGCGCGACCAGCAGCACGAACGGCGATGCCCAGCCGAAATGCGCGCCGAGCATCACGCCGGCGGGCACGCCCGCAATCGCCGCTAGCGAGAACGCCGTCATGATCGTGCCCGTCGCCGCACCGCGGCGCGAGACGGGAACCACGTCGCCGACGATCGCCATCACCACTGACGCCAGCACGCCGCCCGTGATGCCCGCGAACGCACGCGCCGCGAGCAGCAGCGGAAAGTTCGTCGCCAGCGCGCAGCCGAGGTTCGACAGCGCGAACAGCGCGTAGATGGCAAGCAGCAGACGCCGCCGGTCGAAGCGGTCGATATACGTGGCGGCCAGCAGACCCGACAGCCCCGAGCACCACGAGTACGCGGAGACGGCTGTCGCGAAGCGCGCGGGCGAGATCTCGAACGCATGCATGATCTGCGGGCCGAGCGGCATCATCACCATGAAGTCCATGATGATGGTGAATTGCGTGAGCGCGAGCAGCCACAACAGGCGCCGCTCGTGCCGTTCGTTCAATGAGAGCATCCAGTCTCCGGTTGAATGAGAGGCGTCAGTCGTCGAGATTTTCGTGGACGGCCTGTTCGCCCTGTTTCCAGTACGCCGACGCACGGATACGCGACTTGTCGATGCCGCGCTCGTTCACGAGGTGCTGGCGCACGGCGCGCATCGTCGCTGCTTCGCCTGCTGCCCATACGTAGCCTTCGCCGTCCGGCACGAAGGTCTCGCGCACCGCCTTCAGCAGTTCGCTGCCGCGATACGCGCCTTCGCTGCGATAGCGCCATTCGATGTACAGATCGGCTTGCGTGTCGAACTCGATGCGCGCCGATGGATCGGCCACTTCGATCACGGCCGCGACCCGCGCGCCTTGCGGCAGTTCCGCGAGACGCCGGCCAATGGCGGGCAGCGCGGTATCGTCGCCGATCAGCAGATGCCAGTCGAAACCCGTCGGCACGACGAACGAGCCGCGCGGGCCGCCGACGCCGAGGTATTGCCCCGCTTGCGCCTGCGCCGCCCATTCGGCGGCGGGGCCGGCTTCGTGCATCGCGAACTCCAGCTCGAGTTCGCGCGCGTCGCGATCATAACGCTTCGGCGTGAAGTCTCGCGCGACGGGGCGCGGACGGTCCGTCGGAAACACGGGGCCCTCGGGGCCCGCTGCCGGCAGCGTCGGTTTGTCTTCGCCGGCGGCGGGGAAAAACACTTTCACGTGATCGTCGAACGAGGCGGAGACGAAGTCGTGCAGATCGTCGCCCGTCAGGGTCACGCGGATCAGATGCGGCGTGACGGCTTCGACGTGCTTCACTTCGAGCAGACGGAATTTCAGCGGATGACGCACGCGCGTCACGGTCAGATCGGTTCGGGTTGCTTGCATACGATGTTCTCTCTCTGTGCTCAGGCCGTCTCGCCCGGTGCGCCTGGTGTCGGGCCGCCGTTTTCGCGCGGCCTGCTTTCGATTTCGGCCGTGGCGCGCGCGAGGATCGCCGCGATGCGCCGCTGTTCTTCGGGCGACGCGTTGTCGCGCAGCAGCAGCGCGTGTTTCAGCGCGCGGCGGGCCTGGACGAACTCAGGCAGCCAGCCACCGTATTCGCCCGTGCTGTCGTCGTTGGCGTCTCCTGCTTCGCCCGCAAATGCGCGGCGCACGGAGTCCATCTTGCGCGCGATGTGCGAGAGCTTCGCGAGCATGAGGTCGGCGCGTTCGCGATTGACGGCGAGGTACTCGCGGCCCGCGTCGGCAAGCGAATAGCGCTTGCGGTTGCCCTCCAGCTGCACGGTGACGTAGCCGAGTTCTTCCAGATACGTGAGGGCCGGGTAGACCATGCCGGGACTCGGCGTATAGAAGCCGTTCGAGCGCGCTTCGAGCGCCTTGATCAGCTCGTAGCCGTGGCGCGGCTGTTCGTCGATCAGCGCGAGCAGCAGCAGTTGCAGATCGTCGGATGTGAACTTGCGGCCGCGCGGAAAACCGTCGCCCTCGCCGCCGAAGCCGCCTCCGAACGGGCCGCCGCCGCCGAACGGCCCGCCATGCCGTCCGCCGCCGCGCTGATGGCGGCCGACCGCGTGCCAGAACGAATGGAAGCGCTCGTAAAAGCCGAAGAACGAAGGATCGCGGGCACATGCGGCGTCGCGGATGAAGTCGCGGGAAAAACGCGGGTGGTGATGACGCATGGTGGCATCTCCGAATGTCTTAAGATGTATCGTAAGATATATATCTAAAGATAGTTCGTCAAGGGGGATTTTTGATTTATTGGGGTACAACAGAGTTTCGTGTCGAATTGTCGACCCGTCTCACTTGCGGCTTAACGTCCTCGCTGTGGAAGTGATACGAGTGCCCGGCGGCCCATTCCCGAGTATCGGGGCACAACATAGTCTGCGGGATCGTAAGGTTTGTGTGGGCGCGCAACAAAGTCTGCAGGAACGCAAGTCGCGGCCTTCGGGGGCCGCGTCGACGTTGCGCGCCGGCACGCTACTTCGCCAGCCGCAATACGTACTGCTGCTGGTTGCTGGCTTCGGCGACTATTTGGGGCATGTGGGGTTTTACGTTCCTCGTCAACGCCCTGATCGCGAAACGCTGACCAAGTTTTATAAGATAGGATTCCTTGCAATTTGCATGGCGGCAAGCAGGGCCCATGCGCAGAGTTCCGTGACACTCCTATGGCTACACGAACGCACAGTCGGCGCACTACGGGCAGGTTGATGCAGGCGCTAACTATGTCTTCAGGTCTGGCAGCACGCGAGCGGCATTGATTCGACCGGCAAAGTGGCGGTGGCGGCGATCTCGTCGATTTCTCCGTCGACGCGACCAAACCAGCTCGCCGTCAGGCAGTCATTGCGGCACCGATTCTTCTGCCAGCTGTGTTTTTCCGGACGAACGCTTGCAGCCCAATCGAATCGCTTGCTTCGCCTATGCGGCCTCCCGAGATGTCGAGGGCCCGATAAACGGCCATGGCCCCTGCGCGAACAGCAACGCAGAGCAGACCGACTCGCCGCTGTTCCTCGTTTGGCGGAAAGAAACCCGATCCGGTAATCCACTTCTCGCTTTGGCCGAGCCATGAAGTTTTGTCGCGTCGTCGAGAACGCCGACATTGACGATTCCCGTCATCGCGATCGGCGATGGTGCCTTTCCAAAAGACCACGAACAAGCCGACGTGCCTGATGCATGATGTTTTCACACCAGAATCAATTGCGAAACCGCACGGCCGTGTTTGCCACGGCCGATAAATTGATGGAGCGAGACAAAGCAATGCAATCTGACCAGGCCATGGGTGGTCCGAGAACCCTTTACGACAAGATCTGGGACGCTCACCGGGTCATGACGCGTGACGATGGGCAGGACCTGCTGTTCATAGACCGGCATTACGTTCACGACGTCACTGCACAATCGTTCGACATGTTGCGTGAGCGCGGACTCAAACCGCGCTCGCCCGATCGCATCTTCGGCACGGCCGACCACTACGTTTCGAGCACGGCGAACGATATTGCGTCCGTGGCAGACCTCGAGAGGCGAGCCATGATCACGGCCTTGCAACGTGATACCGCGGAGTCGCGCATCACGCTGTTCGACATGGATGACTCGCGGCGCGGAATCGTCCATGTCGTTGGACCCGAGCAAGGGTTAAGTCTGCCTGGCATGACCGTCGTCTGCGCCGACAGCCACACGTCGACGCACGGCGCGCTCGGCGCGCTGGCATTCGGCATCGGCGCAACCGAGGTGGCGCACGTGCTCGCTACACAATGCCTGTGGCAGCGCAAATCGGGCAACATGCGCGTCATCCTCGACGGAAAGGCGGGTCAGGGCGTTACTGCTAAAGACCTGATTCTTGCCGTGATTGCACGGATTGGTGTGGCTGGCGCGGCAGGCCACGTGATCGAGTACGCCGGTCCGGCTATCGAGGGTTTATCGATGGAAGGACGGTTGACACTATGCAACATGACCATCGAGGCGGGCGGCCGTGCCGGAATGATCGCTCCCGACGACACCACGTTTGCTTATCTGTCGGACCGCCCTTATGCCCCGGCAGGCGAGCAGTGGGATCGGGCGATGGCGCACTGGCGCGAGCTTTTTACCGACGCAGGCGCGGTGTTCGATCGCGAGGTGCATATCGACGTGGCTGATATCGCTCCCATGGTGACATGGGGAACTACACCCGGATACGCGTGTGCAATCGATCACCGCGTGCCCGACCCCGCAGAGGAGGCCGACCCCGATCTCCGCGCGGCAATGTTGCGGGCACTTGAGTACATGGGACTGAAGCCTCAGGAGGCGCTGGAAGGCGTCGCGATCGATAGGGTTTTCATCGGCTCATGCACCAACGGACGGATTGAGGACCTGCGCAGCGCGGCCGAGGTCGCGCGCGGTCGCCGCGTTGCACCTGGCGTCGAGGCATGGGTGGTGCCCGGATCGCACCAGGTACGAGCGCAGGCCGAGGCCGAAGGGCTGGATCACGTGTTCAGGGAAGCCGGTTTCGAGTGGCGCTTCCCCGGCTGTTCGATGTGCCTTGCAACCAACGGCGATGTCGCTGCACCCGGCCAGCGCTGTGCCTCTACCTCGAACCGCAATTTCGTGGGCCGTCAGGGGCCGGGCGTGCGTACACACCTGATGAGCCCGTCCATGGCTGCTGCCGCCGCAGTCACGGGTCATCTGACGGACGTGCGCCTCCTCTTGGGAGCCTGAACATGGACAGCCTGAAATCTCTTGACTCCGTCGCGGTGCCAATTGCCGCCATCAACTGCGATACCGACCAGATACTGCCTGCACGCTTCCTCCAGAAACCTCGTTCCGACAATTTCGGCCGATATCTGTTCCGTGCCCTGCGCTTCGACCACGACGGTGCGGAGCGACCGGACTTTGTGCTCAACAAGACGCCTTACCGGGAGTCTCGCATTGTCGTAGCCAACCACAATTTCGGTTGCGGTTCTTCGCGGGAGCACGCCGTCTGGGCACTGTATGACTACGGTATCCGGGCGGCGATTGCGCCAGGCTTCGGCGATATCTTTTTCATCAACTGTCTGAAAAACGGGCTGCTGCCCATCGTGTTGCCAGAGGCCGTGGTTTTGCCGCTGCTGGACACCTTGTTGGCCAGTCCGGGCAGTCGCGTTGCCATCGACCTGCCCGCACAGACCGCGACGTTGCCCGACGGCTCGGCCCATGTCTTCGAGATGGAGCCGTTCGCAAAAGAGTGTCTGCTGCGAGGGATGGACGAACTCGACTACACGCTGTCGCATCAGGATCGGATCGATGCGTTCGAGCGCAACCATGTCCGAGCGTATTGAAGGCGCACCCTTACGGATAACAACCAAGGAGAAGCACAGATGAAGATTGCAGTCATGCCGGGCGACGGTATCGGCACAGAGGTGGTGGCGCAGGCGGTCAAGGTGCTGCGGGTCGTGGCGCCTCATGCCGAGACTCAGGAGGCGTTCATCGGCGAGGCAGGCATTCAGGCCCATGGCGCGCCACTTCCCGAACCCACCCTGGAGCTGGCTCGCAAGGCCGATGCGATCCTGTTCGGCTCGGTGGGCGTGGCCGACGAGGCCGATATCCCGCGTGAGCGTCGTCCCGGTACGGGATTACTGCAGTTGCGCGAAGCGCTGACCCTGTATGCCAACTTCCGGCCGGCCTACATGTTCCCGGAACTGATCGGCGCTTCGACCTTGCGGCCAGAGGTGATCGATGGGCTCGATCTCGTAATCGTGCGCGAATTGAATGGCGACGCCTATTTCGGTCAACCGCGTGGGTTCGAAACCAACCAGGCCGGGGAGCGCGTGGGTTTCAACACAATGCGCTATTCGGCGCCAGAGGTCGAGCGGGTTGCGCGTGCTGCCTTCGAACGCGCTCGACGCCGCAGCCGCAAGTTGTGCTCGGTGGACAAGGCGAATGTGCTCGAGACAAGCCAGTTATGGCGCGAAGTTGTCACGCGGGTCGGGCGCGATTACCCGGATGTCGAACTGAGCCATCTCTTTGTGGATGCTGCCGCCATGATGCTCATGCGCCGACCCAAGCAGTTCGACGTGATCGTCACGGGCAATCTGTTTGGAGACATTCTCTCGGATGCTGCGGCGATGTTGACCGGTTCAATTGGCATGCTGCCTTCAGCATCGCTGGGCTACAACCGCAAGGGTTTGTACGAGCCTGTGCACGGCTCGGCGCCGGACATTGCCGGCAAGGATATCGCCAATCCGCTCGCCGCGATCCTGTCGCTTGCGATGATGCTGCGCGAGAGCTTCGAGATGGAAGATGCCGCGACCCGCGTTGAGCAGGCCGTGCGTGCAGTGCTGGCCGCCGGCTATCGAACTGCCGACATCTATCAGGAAGGCGCGCAATCCGTGGGTACCCGAGACATGGGCGATGCGGTGGTCGAGGCACTGCGCAAGCAGGCGGCGTGAGCGCGCATCGCGCAGCAGGAAGAAAGTCAGAAGCACGAGGATCGGGGGCATGAGGAGCCGATGGTCCCCGGCAGTTCGCAGCATCAAAGGTCTCGGGTTCGTGAAGACCCCGGTCCGTCCTCGGCAATAGGTCGCACCAAAATATTCCCTAAAAGGGAGGAGACAACCATGAAGCTGAAATTTGCCATCGCGCTTTGTGTCGCGTTCGAGCTTGGCTGCGGTTCTGTCGCGGCCGTGGCCAAGGATGTACCTGAAAAGCCCGAACTTCACATTGCGGCGGCCTCCGTCGGCATCACCTATCTGCCCATGCTCGTCGCCATGCAACGCGGCTACTTCAAGGACGAAGGGCTGGACGTGCACGTCGCTGCCTTCTCGGGCGGTTCCAAGACATTAGAGGCGTTGTTGGGCGGGAGCTCCGACATGGTAGCGGGCGCCTATTCAAACACCATCACGATGGCGACCAAGGGGCAGCACCTCGTGACGATCGCAGCGCAGGTCAATTGTCCAGGCTGGATCTTCGGCGTGTCGCAGAAGCGCCAGGCCGAAGTCAAGTCGACGAAGGACCTGAAGGGGATGCGGATCGGCGTGAGTGCGCCGGGCTCCAGCACACATATGGCACTGAACTACATTCTCCACAAGGCGGGGCTTCAGCCCTCGGACGTATCCATCATCGGTGTTGGTCAGGCTGCGGGAGCCGTAGCGGCAGTGAGGGCGGGCCAGATCGACGCGCTGATCGTCAATGATCCGAGCGCCACAATCCTGATGAAAGACGGCAGCCTCAAACCGTTGGAGAACATGCGTACCGCAGAGGGTAACGTCAAGGTGTTCGGGTCGGATTATCCGGAGTCGAGCCTGTTTGCGACTCAGGATTTCATC
Encoded proteins:
- the leuC gene encoding 3-isopropylmalate dehydratase large subunit, translating into MQSDQAMGGPRTLYDKIWDAHRVMTRDDGQDLLFIDRHYVHDVTAQSFDMLRERGLKPRSPDRIFGTADHYVSSTANDIASVADLERRAMITALQRDTAESRITLFDMDDSRRGIVHVVGPEQGLSLPGMTVVCADSHTSTHGALGALAFGIGATEVAHVLATQCLWQRKSGNMRVILDGKAGQGVTAKDLILAVIARIGVAGAAGHVIEYAGPAIEGLSMEGRLTLCNMTIEAGGRAGMIAPDDTTFAYLSDRPYAPAGEQWDRAMAHWRELFTDAGAVFDREVHIDVADIAPMVTWGTTPGYACAIDHRVPDPAEEADPDLRAAMLRALEYMGLKPQEALEGVAIDRVFIGSCTNGRIEDLRSAAEVARGRRVAPGVEAWVVPGSHQVRAQAEAEGLDHVFREAGFEWRFPGCSMCLATNGDVAAPGQRCASTSNRNFVGRQGPGVRTHLMSPSMAAAAAVTGHLTDVRLLLGA
- a CDS encoding ABC transporter substrate-binding protein, with the protein product MKLKFAIALCVAFELGCGSVAAVAKDVPEKPELHIAAASVGITYLPMLVAMQRGYFKDEGLDVHVAAFSGGSKTLEALLGGSSDMVAGAYSNTITMATKGQHLVTIAAQVNCPGWIFGVSQKRQAEVKSTKDLKGMRIGVSAPGSSTHMALNYILHKAGLQPSDVSIIGVGQAAGAVAAVRAGQIDALIVNDPSATILMKDGSLKPLENMRTAEGNVKVFGSDYPESSLFATQDFINKNPKTVQAVANAIVRAEKWIAKATPQQVADNVPPEYLGENKALYADAFTNSRRCIAQNGEITAKGAQTVRDVLSAFDPTVAAAKIDLTSTYDNRFVEKAAEIQP
- a CDS encoding MFS transporter, with the protein product MLSLNERHERRLLWLLALTQFTIIMDFMVMMPLGPQIMHAFEISPARFATAVSAYSWCSGLSGLLAATYIDRFDRRRLLLAIYALFALSNLGCALATNFPLLLAARAFAGITGGVLASVVMAIVGDVVPVSRRGAATGTIMTAFSLAAIAGVPAGVMLGAHFGWASPFVLLVALSCVIWLGGLRIVPSLTEHLQKQRVPLAQVLPDLWRLFANARHLNAFALTFVVMIGHMLVIPFIAPTLVANHGIAPANLSWLYMAGGAATFFTSRRVGQLSDRYGKKRVFRIAALLSILPVLFVTHLPDIPFYAMVLFFPFFMVAMSSRMVPMQALLTTVPAPRTRGAFLSANSAVQAMGTGCGAWFGGLMLSSTAQGQIAGYGTVGWLAAAAAVFACWWIGRVNGAGEQGAADVAATPAAGTEAVGEA
- the leuB gene encoding 3-isopropylmalate dehydrogenase, whose protein sequence is MKIAVMPGDGIGTEVVAQAVKVLRVVAPHAETQEAFIGEAGIQAHGAPLPEPTLELARKADAILFGSVGVADEADIPRERRPGTGLLQLREALTLYANFRPAYMFPELIGASTLRPEVIDGLDLVIVRELNGDAYFGQPRGFETNQAGERVGFNTMRYSAPEVERVARAAFERARRRSRKLCSVDKANVLETSQLWREVVTRVGRDYPDVELSHLFVDAAAMMLMRRPKQFDVIVTGNLFGDILSDAAAMLTGSIGMLPSASLGYNRKGLYEPVHGSAPDIAGKDIANPLAAILSLAMMLRESFEMEDAATRVEQAVRAVLAAGYRTADIYQEGAQSVGTRDMGDAVVEALRKQAA
- the leuD gene encoding 3-isopropylmalate dehydratase small subunit; the encoded protein is MDSLKSLDSVAVPIAAINCDTDQILPARFLQKPRSDNFGRYLFRALRFDHDGAERPDFVLNKTPYRESRIVVANHNFGCGSSREHAVWALYDYGIRAAIAPGFGDIFFINCLKNGLLPIVLPEAVVLPLLDTLLASPGSRVAIDLPAQTATLPDGSAHVFEMEPFAKECLLRGMDELDYTLSHQDRIDAFERNHVRAY
- a CDS encoding PadR family transcriptional regulator, with protein sequence MRHHHPRFSRDFIRDAACARDPSFFGFYERFHSFWHAVGRHQRGGGRHGGPFGGGGPFGGGFGGEGDGFPRGRKFTSDDLQLLLLALIDEQPRHGYELIKALEARSNGFYTPSPGMVYPALTYLEELGYVTVQLEGNRKRYSLADAGREYLAVNRERADLMLAKLSHIARKMDSVRRAFAGEAGDANDDSTGEYGGWLPEFVQARRALKHALLLRDNASPEEQRRIAAILARATAEIESRPRENGGPTPGAPGETA
- a CDS encoding siderophore-interacting protein, with translation MQATRTDLTVTRVRHPLKFRLLEVKHVEAVTPHLIRVTLTGDDLHDFVSASFDDHVKVFFPAAGEDKPTLPAAGPEGPVFPTDRPRPVARDFTPKRYDRDARELELEFAMHEAGPAAEWAAQAQAGQYLGVGGPRGSFVVPTGFDWHLLIGDDTALPAIGRRLAELPQGARVAAVIEVADPSARIEFDTQADLYIEWRYRSEGAYRGSELLKAVRETFVPDGEGYVWAAGEAATMRAVRQHLVNERGIDKSRIRASAYWKQGEQAVHENLDD